From a region of the Rhodococcus sp. 4CII genome:
- the lpdA gene encoding dihydrolipoyl dehydrogenase: protein MTENHSDVLILGGGSGGYACAFRAAQLGLSVTLIEADEVGGTCLHRGCIPTKALLHCAEVADTARAGAEFGVRTTFDGIDLEAVHAYKNDTIERLYRGLQGLVAHHRITLVSAHGRYVGERTIEADGVRYTGTSVVLATGSYARTVPSIELGDRIVTSDDALDLGFVPKTAVVLGGGVIGVEFASVWASFGADVTVVEALPRLVAAEDPWCSKQLERAFRKRGISVRKGVQVESAKESADGVLVELGSGETVESEVLLIAVGRGPRTADSGFADHGIALDRGFVVADERLRTGVDGVYAVGDVVAGLQLAHRGFQHGVFVAEEIAGLAPVPVAEHLVPRVTYSHPEVASVGYTEDAARDRYGDVTSLVYDLVGNGKSQILKTAGGIKVVRAGDTGPVVGVHMVGDRVGELIGEAQLTVAWEALPSDVARFVHAHPTQNEALGEAMLALSGKPLHTHG from the coding sequence ATGACCGAGAACCACAGCGACGTCCTGATTCTCGGGGGTGGCTCCGGTGGCTACGCCTGCGCGTTCCGCGCCGCGCAACTCGGACTGTCGGTCACGCTGATCGAGGCCGACGAGGTCGGTGGAACGTGCCTGCACCGGGGCTGCATCCCCACCAAGGCGCTGCTCCATTGCGCCGAGGTCGCCGACACCGCCCGCGCCGGGGCGGAATTCGGCGTGCGCACGACATTCGACGGTATCGACCTCGAGGCGGTGCACGCGTACAAGAACGACACGATCGAGCGGTTGTACCGGGGACTGCAGGGCCTCGTCGCGCACCACCGGATCACCCTCGTGTCCGCGCACGGACGGTATGTCGGCGAGCGGACGATCGAGGCGGACGGTGTCCGCTACACGGGGACGTCCGTGGTGCTGGCCACCGGGTCGTACGCCCGCACGGTGCCGTCCATCGAACTCGGTGACCGCATCGTGACCAGCGACGACGCCCTCGATCTCGGGTTCGTCCCCAAGACGGCCGTGGTTCTCGGCGGCGGCGTGATCGGGGTCGAGTTCGCGAGCGTCTGGGCATCGTTCGGCGCCGACGTGACGGTCGTCGAGGCGCTGCCCCGCCTGGTCGCGGCGGAGGATCCGTGGTGCTCGAAACAACTCGAGCGGGCCTTCCGCAAGCGCGGCATCTCCGTCCGCAAAGGTGTGCAGGTCGAGTCGGCGAAGGAATCCGCGGACGGCGTCCTCGTCGAACTGGGCAGCGGCGAGACGGTCGAATCGGAGGTCCTGCTCATTGCCGTGGGGCGCGGGCCCCGCACCGCCGACAGCGGATTCGCCGACCACGGAATCGCCCTCGACCGTGGCTTCGTCGTCGCCGACGAGCGTCTGCGCACCGGCGTCGACGGCGTGTATGCCGTCGGGGACGTGGTAGCCGGACTTCAGTTGGCGCACCGCGGTTTCCAGCACGGTGTCTTCGTTGCGGAGGAGATCGCCGGTCTCGCCCCCGTTCCCGTGGCGGAGCACCTCGTTCCGCGGGTGACGTACTCGCACCCCGAGGTGGCGTCCGTCGGGTACACCGAGGACGCCGCCCGTGACCGGTACGGCGACGTGACGTCCCTCGTCTACGACCTCGTGGGCAACGGCAAGAGTCAGATCCTGAAGACCGCCGGCGGAATCAAGGTGGTGCGCGCCGGCGACACCGGCCCCGTCGTCGGGGTGCACATGGTCGGCGACCGCGTCGGTGAACTCATCGGCGAAGCGCAACTCACGGTCGCATGGGAGGCCCTGCCCTCCGACGTCGCGCGCTTCGTCCACGCACATCCCACGCAGAACGAGGCACTGGGCGAAGCGATGCTCGCGTTGTCTGGGAAGCCGCTGCACACGCACGGTTGA
- a CDS encoding VOC family protein, with translation MDISIHSSFLPHNDPAESLAFYRDTLGFEVRNDVGYNGMHWITVGPVGQPDVSIVLHPPAVDPGVTEDERRTIVEMMAKGTYGGILLATKDLDSTFERLQAGDADVVQEPTEQPYGVRDCAVRDHAGNLIRIQELR, from the coding sequence ATGGACATCAGCATTCATTCGAGCTTCCTCCCGCACAACGACCCGGCCGAATCCCTGGCCTTCTACCGCGACACCCTCGGTTTCGAGGTTCGCAACGACGTCGGCTACAACGGGATGCACTGGATCACCGTCGGCCCCGTGGGTCAGCCCGACGTCTCCATCGTTCTGCACCCCCCGGCCGTCGACCCCGGCGTCACCGAGGACGAGCGCCGCACCATCGTCGAGATGATGGCCAAGGGCACCTACGGCGGCATCCTCCTGGCCACCAAGGATCTCGACAGCACCTTCGAGCGGCTGCAGGCCGGTGACGCCGACGTCGTCCAGGAGCCGACCGAGCAGCCGTACGGGGTCCGCGACTGCGCCGTCCGCGATCACGCCGGCAACCTGATCCGCATCCAGGAACTGCGCTGA
- a CDS encoding aromatic acid exporter family protein: MLQLISMLTSLRQAGATAVPAVRAALLRFAGYLVPIAQTAVTAGAAWWVAVEVAGHEQPLLAPLAAVVCLSVARGARSRRAGELIAGVTIGTIVSDVVVRYIGNGPWQICLVVAVAMSLAVLLDGGSVIVLQAGSSAALVAAMASATAAHPFDRVVDALIGGALSLVALSVLPTDPVRRTRRCAAAVLDSVGAALRQTSKGLAAGDISALEDALALARSTQSTIDSMRVELRSGSEVARMSPIHWRARRRIGRLGSIADPIDNAARNTRVLVRRALIATYDGEQIDPKLAEAVSELATIADRMRQMILATPTTKPNEIQIGNELERFARALPQQDVSAGFSSAVVSAQVRSIVIDFFEVCGIPRAVCRPMLPRPAQYADAA; encoded by the coding sequence GTGCTCCAGCTCATTTCGATGCTCACGTCCCTCCGACAGGCAGGCGCCACCGCGGTGCCCGCCGTGCGCGCCGCGTTGCTGCGGTTCGCCGGGTACCTGGTGCCGATCGCGCAGACGGCGGTCACCGCCGGGGCGGCGTGGTGGGTGGCGGTCGAAGTGGCCGGTCACGAGCAACCGCTGCTGGCCCCGTTGGCGGCGGTCGTGTGCCTGAGCGTTGCGCGGGGCGCCCGCAGCCGCCGGGCCGGTGAACTGATCGCCGGTGTCACCATCGGAACGATCGTGTCGGACGTCGTCGTGCGGTACATCGGCAACGGTCCGTGGCAGATCTGCCTCGTGGTGGCGGTGGCCATGTCGCTGGCCGTGCTCCTCGACGGTGGTTCCGTGATCGTCCTGCAGGCGGGGTCGTCGGCGGCGCTGGTCGCGGCGATGGCGTCCGCGACCGCCGCACACCCGTTCGACCGCGTCGTGGACGCGCTGATCGGAGGTGCGCTCAGTCTCGTGGCGCTGTCCGTGCTACCCACCGATCCCGTGCGCCGGACACGCCGGTGCGCCGCGGCCGTGCTGGACAGCGTCGGCGCCGCCCTCCGGCAGACGTCGAAGGGGCTGGCGGCCGGCGACATCTCCGCACTGGAGGATGCTCTCGCCCTTGCCCGTTCGACGCAGTCGACCATCGACAGCATGCGCGTCGAACTCCGCTCCGGATCCGAGGTGGCGCGAATGTCGCCGATCCACTGGCGGGCCCGTCGCCGGATCGGCCGGCTGGGATCGATCGCGGACCCGATCGACAATGCCGCCCGCAACACCCGAGTCCTCGTGCGGCGCGCCCTCATCGCCACGTACGACGGCGAGCAGATCGACCCGAAACTGGCCGAGGCCGTGTCCGAACTCGCGACCATCGCCGACCGGATGCGCCAGATGATCCTCGCGACCCCGACGACGAAGCCCAACGAGATCCAGATCGGCAACGAACTCGAACGATTCGCGCGCGCACTTCCGCAGCAGGACGTCTCGGCGGGTTTCTCCTCCGCGGTCGTCTCCGCTCAGGTCCGGTCGATCGTCATCGACTTCTTCGAGGTGTGCGGCATCCCCCGCGCCGTCTGCAGGCCCATGCTGCCGCGTCCCGCCCAGTACGCGGACGCTGCTTAG
- a CDS encoding VOC family protein, translating to MLIVGPTVIGARDVGRATEFWTAALGLTALPPVGANDFTNLTRPDGRLLLAIQQSDHDAEPEPRLHLDLYARDGDDQAAEVERLIGLGAQRVPWDRYPENADFVVLADTEGNRFCVIDNARAPDQCRLQMP from the coding sequence ATGCTCATCGTGGGACCGACCGTGATCGGCGCACGCGACGTGGGGCGTGCCACCGAATTCTGGACCGCGGCGCTCGGGTTGACCGCGCTCCCGCCGGTCGGCGCCAACGACTTCACCAACCTGACGCGGCCCGACGGCCGACTGCTGCTGGCCATCCAGCAAAGTGACCACGACGCGGAACCGGAGCCACGGCTGCACCTCGACCTCTATGCCCGGGACGGCGACGATCAGGCCGCGGAGGTCGAGCGACTGATCGGTCTCGGCGCGCAGCGGGTGCCGTGGGACCGATACCCCGAGAACGCCGACTTCGTGGTGCTCGCCGACACCGAGGGCAACCGGTTCTGCGTCATCGACAACGCTCGCGCGCCGGACCAGTGCCGGCTCCAGATGCCCTGA
- a CDS encoding helix-turn-helix transcriptional regulator, producing MTSRPAEPQYLRDLARLRRVRDRIDREYAQPLDVEALARDAHMSAGHLSRQFRIAYGESPYAYLMTRRIERAMALLRRGDLTVTEVCFEVGCASLGTFSTRFTELVGVPPSTYRREAARATAGMPSCVAKQVTRPIRNREAQVAGRN from the coding sequence GTGACCAGCAGACCTGCCGAGCCGCAGTACCTGCGCGACCTCGCGCGGCTGCGCCGCGTCCGCGACCGGATCGACCGTGAGTACGCGCAACCGCTGGACGTCGAGGCGCTCGCCCGCGACGCGCACATGTCGGCGGGGCACCTCAGCCGCCAATTCCGGATCGCGTACGGCGAGTCGCCGTACGCCTATCTGATGACACGGCGCATCGAACGCGCGATGGCCCTCCTGCGTCGGGGCGACCTCACGGTCACCGAGGTCTGTTTCGAGGTCGGCTGTGCATCGCTGGGCACCTTCAGCACCCGCTTCACCGAGCTGGTCGGTGTGCCGCCCAGCACCTACCGGCGCGAGGCGGCGCGGGCAACCGCGGGGATGCCGTCGTGCGTCGCGAAACAGGTGACGAGACCGATCAGGAATCGAGAAGCACAGGTCGCGGGCCGCAACTAA
- a CDS encoding alpha-ketoacid dehydrogenase subunit beta — translation MPTITMAQALNTALRDALAADENVVVFGEDVGTLGGVFRVTDGLTRDFGDDRCFDTPLAESGIIGFAIGMAMSGFRPVVEMQFDAFAYPAFEQIVSHVAKIRNRTKGALSVPIVIRIPFAGGIGGVEHHCDSSEGYYAHTPGLKVVAPSTVEDAYTLLRAAIDDPDPVIFLEPKRLYFSRADVDLAVGAPIGQAAVRRPGRDATLVAYGPSVNVALESAAAAAAEGHDVEVIDLRSIVPFDDETVMASVRKTGRCIVIQEAQGFAGVGAEIAARVQERCFHHLHAPVLRVSGFDIPYPAPKLERLHLPSVDRVLDSVDRLQWNDSADTRWAVTA, via the coding sequence GTGCCCACGATCACCATGGCCCAGGCCCTGAACACCGCGTTGCGCGACGCGCTCGCCGCGGACGAGAACGTCGTCGTCTTCGGAGAAGACGTCGGCACACTCGGCGGCGTCTTCCGGGTCACCGACGGACTCACCCGCGACTTCGGCGACGACCGCTGCTTCGACACCCCGCTCGCCGAATCCGGCATCATCGGCTTCGCGATCGGCATGGCGATGTCCGGGTTCCGGCCGGTCGTCGAAATGCAGTTCGACGCGTTCGCGTATCCGGCTTTCGAGCAGATCGTCTCCCACGTCGCGAAGATCCGGAACCGCACCAAGGGTGCGTTGTCGGTGCCGATCGTCATCCGCATCCCGTTCGCGGGCGGCATCGGCGGGGTCGAGCATCACTGCGATTCCAGCGAGGGCTACTACGCCCACACCCCGGGTCTGAAGGTGGTGGCCCCGTCCACCGTCGAGGACGCCTACACCCTGCTGCGGGCGGCGATCGACGACCCGGACCCGGTGATCTTCCTCGAACCCAAACGCCTGTACTTCTCGCGTGCCGACGTCGACCTCGCGGTGGGCGCGCCGATCGGGCAGGCCGCGGTTCGTCGTCCCGGCCGGGACGCGACCCTCGTCGCGTACGGGCCGTCGGTGAACGTCGCGCTCGAATCGGCCGCGGCCGCCGCCGCGGAGGGCCACGATGTCGAGGTGATCGACCTGCGGTCGATCGTGCCCTTCGACGACGAGACGGTGATGGCCTCGGTCCGGAAGACCGGACGCTGCATCGTCATTCAGGAGGCCCAGGGTTTCGCCGGGGTCGGCGCCGAGATCGCCGCCCGCGTCCAGGAACGCTGTTTCCATCACCTGCACGCCCCGGTGTTGCGGGTCAGCGGATTCGACATCCCGTACCCGGCGCCGAAGCTCGAACGCCTGCACCTGCCGAGCGTCGATCGCGTCCTCGACAGCGTCGACCGGTTGCAGTGGAACGATTCCGCCGACACCCGCTGGGCGGTGACCGCATGA
- a CDS encoding arylsulfatase: MGSNGTGGIDDGQTLPPGARGYEGFGGHIGRTSTESTPWWKPETKAPAGAPNIVVILIDDMGYSDIGPFGSEIDTPNLDRLADSGYRLTNYHTTSVCSPARAALLTGLNPHRAGYGSVANFDPGFPGLRMELADDALSLAEILRANGYATHAVGKWHLARDTNLAPGRTRDSWPLQRGFDSYYGSLEGLNSFYYPNELISDNSVVDVEEYPSDYYVTDDITDKAVARIKSLRAHDADKPFFLYFSHIAMHGPHQAMPEDLDKYRGRYSEGWDAVRRKRFDAQVEAGFFPPGTPMAERNTEPGFDAPPWDELTDDERQRFARYQEVYAAMVDSIDQSVGRVLDTLDELGETDNTIIVFTSDNGGTAEGGAVGTRSYFSQFVHGPVPSDWVRDVPHDEELIGSERIGVHYPRGWGQASNTPFRFYKGQTFAGGVRVPFLLSWPAGLRRANGDTGLRKHYSYVTDITPTLLELAGLHTPSHRNGLPAQERDGVSIARVLRDAAEPTPHTEQYAEFGGHRGFYRDGWKLLSLHTDPTRVDDPRWQLFDVETDPAETTDVAGRYPEKVRELAEAWDRAAWHNTVFPLLDDRKAVQRRPDERRLAEPVTILAGTPTLERYRSSVLIQYRDFTVDVATHAIAAGDEGVLVAHGDPHGGYVLYVEEGRIVFAVNSYGRVAQTSAPLGANVVGVQVRASATESVRWNFAVALTDSAGATTDVATLDDQFQLVGMAPWTGISVGVDARGPVVWDLRERRGTFRFTGRLRSVTYTPGPVRVPEPVIREVEELAEAMAD, translated from the coding sequence GTGGGAAGTAACGGAACCGGCGGTATCGACGACGGGCAGACGCTCCCGCCGGGGGCGCGCGGATACGAGGGGTTCGGCGGACACATCGGGCGGACCAGCACGGAGTCGACGCCGTGGTGGAAGCCGGAGACGAAGGCGCCGGCGGGTGCACCGAACATCGTGGTGATCCTCATCGACGACATGGGCTATTCGGATATCGGACCGTTCGGTTCCGAGATCGACACCCCCAACCTCGACCGGCTCGCCGACAGCGGGTACCGGCTGACGAACTATCACACCACCTCGGTCTGCTCACCGGCCCGCGCGGCGCTGCTCACCGGATTGAACCCGCACCGCGCCGGGTACGGCAGCGTCGCCAACTTCGACCCCGGCTTCCCCGGACTGCGGATGGAACTCGCCGACGACGCACTGAGCCTCGCGGAGATTCTGCGCGCGAACGGGTACGCCACCCACGCGGTGGGCAAGTGGCATCTGGCCCGCGACACCAACCTCGCGCCGGGGCGCACCCGCGACTCCTGGCCGCTGCAACGCGGATTCGACAGTTACTACGGATCGCTCGAGGGTCTCAATTCGTTCTATTACCCGAACGAGCTGATCTCCGACAATTCGGTCGTCGACGTCGAGGAATACCCGTCGGATTACTACGTCACCGACGACATCACGGACAAGGCCGTCGCGCGCATCAAGAGCCTGCGCGCCCACGACGCCGACAAGCCGTTCTTCCTGTACTTCTCGCACATCGCGATGCACGGACCGCACCAGGCCATGCCCGAAGACCTGGACAAGTACCGCGGCCGCTACAGCGAGGGCTGGGACGCCGTGCGACGCAAACGTTTCGACGCGCAGGTCGAGGCCGGATTCTTCCCGCCCGGAACGCCGATGGCCGAGCGCAACACCGAACCGGGATTCGACGCGCCGCCGTGGGACGAACTCACCGACGACGAACGACAGCGGTTCGCCCGGTACCAGGAGGTGTACGCCGCGATGGTCGACAGCATCGACCAGAGCGTCGGTCGCGTGCTCGACACTCTGGACGAACTCGGCGAGACCGACAACACCATCATCGTGTTCACGTCCGACAACGGTGGCACCGCCGAGGGTGGTGCGGTGGGAACCCGTTCGTATTTCAGTCAATTCGTGCACGGACCGGTCCCGTCGGACTGGGTGCGCGATGTCCCGCACGACGAGGAACTGATCGGCTCGGAGAGGATCGGGGTGCACTACCCGCGCGGCTGGGGGCAGGCGTCGAACACTCCGTTCCGGTTCTACAAGGGGCAGACATTCGCCGGCGGTGTGCGGGTGCCGTTCCTGCTGTCGTGGCCGGCCGGACTCCGGCGCGCGAACGGTGACACCGGGCTGCGCAAGCACTACTCGTACGTCACCGACATCACCCCGACCCTGCTCGAGCTCGCCGGACTGCACACGCCGAGCCACCGGAACGGACTCCCCGCCCAGGAGCGGGACGGCGTCAGCATCGCGCGGGTCCTGCGCGACGCCGCGGAGCCGACGCCGCACACCGAGCAGTACGCCGAGTTCGGCGGTCACCGCGGTTTCTACCGGGACGGCTGGAAACTGCTGTCGCTGCATACGGATCCGACTCGGGTCGACGATCCGCGGTGGCAGCTGTTCGACGTCGAAACCGATCCCGCCGAGACGACGGACGTGGCCGGCCGCTACCCGGAGAAGGTGCGGGAACTCGCCGAGGCGTGGGACCGTGCGGCGTGGCACAACACGGTGTTCCCGCTGCTCGACGATCGCAAGGCCGTGCAGCGCCGACCCGACGAGCGCCGACTCGCCGAGCCCGTGACGATCCTCGCGGGCACACCGACGCTGGAACGGTATCGGTCCAGTGTGCTGATCCAGTACCGCGACTTCACCGTCGACGTCGCCACCCACGCGATCGCCGCCGGCGACGAGGGGGTGCTCGTCGCGCACGGCGATCCGCACGGCGGGTATGTGCTCTACGTGGAGGAGGGCCGGATCGTGTTCGCCGTCAACAGCTACGGTCGGGTGGCGCAGACGTCCGCGCCTCTCGGTGCAAACGTGGTGGGGGTGCAGGTGCGGGCGTCGGCCACCGAATCGGTTCGGTGGAATTTCGCCGTGGCACTCACCGATTCGGCGGGAGCGACCACCGATGTGGCCACCCTCGACGACCAGTTCCAGCTGGTCGGCATGGCGCCGTGGACCGGGATCTCGGTGGGCGTCGATGCTCGCGGACCCGTGGTGTGGGATCTGCGGGAACGACGCGGGACCTTCCGATTCACCGGCCGACTGCGGTCGGTGACCTACACCCCCGGTCCCGTGCGGGTGCCCGAACCGGTGATCCGGGAGGTCGAGGAGCTGGCCGAGGCGATGGCCGACTAG
- a CDS encoding nucleotidyltransferase domain-containing protein: protein MNRTYPLRAAEVDDVGVEFENVVLRPLAERLCLVDGVVGVTLGGSRARGTHTTDSDYDVGIYYRGILDTDALTGLAQECAGAGASATRTGEWGPWVDGGAWLSIDGTAVDWLYRDLDRVIAVWQDTQQGVYGFHAQTGHPFGFADIAYPGELAPAVILADPSGRLAALRAEVRHYPDPLRDALVGRLWEAEFVTVLARKAISRADATYVAGCLFRALCLCAHALHAHARRWLINEKGAVAEAGALPNAPADFTVRAHAVLGRLGTTPEELTAAVTLAEQLVEDTRSVCPLS, encoded by the coding sequence ATGAACCGAACTTATCCGCTGCGCGCGGCCGAGGTGGACGATGTGGGGGTGGAGTTCGAAAATGTGGTGTTGCGACCACTCGCCGAGCGGTTGTGTCTCGTAGACGGGGTCGTCGGTGTCACCCTCGGTGGCAGCCGCGCCCGGGGAACGCACACGACGGACTCCGACTACGACGTGGGCATCTACTACCGCGGCATTCTCGACACCGACGCGCTGACCGGCCTCGCGCAGGAATGCGCGGGTGCCGGGGCGTCGGCGACGCGCACCGGAGAGTGGGGACCGTGGGTCGACGGCGGGGCGTGGCTGTCGATCGACGGCACCGCGGTCGACTGGCTGTACCGCGACCTCGATCGGGTGATCGCGGTGTGGCAGGACACGCAGCAGGGTGTGTACGGGTTTCACGCTCAGACCGGTCACCCGTTCGGATTCGCCGACATCGCGTACCCGGGCGAACTCGCGCCGGCGGTGATTCTCGCCGACCCGTCCGGACGACTCGCGGCCCTCCGCGCCGAGGTGCGGCACTACCCGGACCCGCTGCGCGACGCGCTCGTGGGGCGACTGTGGGAGGCGGAGTTCGTCACCGTGCTGGCCCGCAAGGCGATCTCCCGCGCCGATGCGACGTACGTCGCGGGTTGCCTGTTTCGCGCACTGTGCCTGTGCGCCCACGCCCTCCACGCGCATGCCCGACGCTGGTTGATCAACGAGAAGGGCGCGGTCGCCGAGGCCGGTGCGCTCCCGAACGCCCCCGCCGACTTCACCGTTCGCGCGCACGCCGTCCTCGGCCGGCTCGGAACGACACCGGAAGAACTGACCGCAGCCGTCACGCTGGCCGAGCAACTCGTCGAGGACACCCGCAGCGTGTGCCCGCTGAGCTGA
- the pdhA gene encoding pyruvate dehydrogenase (acetyl-transferring) E1 component subunit alpha, which translates to MHLEVDVTLVEPPLATPYRKFLPAETAVQYLDAAGELTGSEARYPRPSDDRLVEMYRNMVLGRRFDQQATALTKQGRLAVYPSSRGQEACQIAAAMSLRPSDWMFPTYRDSVALAARGIDPVEILSMLAGNWHCGYDPARHRSAPQCTPLATQLLHATGVAYGENRKGRDTIALAFCGDGATSEGDFHEALNFAAVFKAPVVFLVQNNGFAISVPLARQSVAPTLAHKGVGYGIGSEQVDGNDPVAMLAVMDEAAAFVRAGNGPVIVEAHTYRIDAHTNADDATRYRDSAEVEHWLGRDPLARLDKYLRGGGFHDDASAAALTAEAESAAAELRAGMNVDRVADPADLFRYVFAEQTPQLREQQAQVEAELAAESEEN; encoded by the coding sequence ATGCATCTGGAGGTAGACGTGACGCTCGTAGAGCCGCCCCTGGCGACGCCGTATCGGAAGTTCCTTCCCGCCGAGACCGCGGTGCAGTATCTGGACGCGGCGGGCGAGCTCACCGGGAGCGAGGCACGGTACCCGAGGCCGAGCGACGACCGCCTGGTCGAGATGTATCGGAACATGGTGCTGGGCAGGCGCTTCGACCAGCAGGCGACGGCCCTGACGAAGCAGGGGCGGCTGGCCGTCTACCCGTCGTCGCGGGGGCAGGAGGCCTGCCAGATCGCGGCGGCGATGAGCTTGCGGCCCTCGGACTGGATGTTCCCGACCTATCGCGACTCGGTGGCGCTCGCCGCCCGCGGCATCGACCCGGTGGAGATCTTGAGCATGCTCGCCGGCAACTGGCACTGCGGCTACGATCCCGCCCGCCACCGCAGTGCGCCGCAGTGCACTCCGCTCGCGACCCAACTCCTGCACGCGACCGGTGTCGCCTACGGCGAGAACCGCAAGGGCCGGGACACCATTGCCCTGGCGTTCTGCGGCGACGGCGCGACCAGCGAGGGCGACTTCCACGAGGCCCTCAACTTCGCGGCCGTGTTCAAGGCCCCGGTGGTTTTTCTGGTGCAGAACAACGGTTTCGCGATCAGCGTGCCGCTCGCCCGGCAGAGCGTCGCCCCCACGCTGGCGCACAAGGGAGTCGGCTACGGAATCGGCAGCGAACAGGTGGACGGCAACGACCCGGTGGCCATGCTGGCCGTGATGGACGAGGCCGCGGCATTCGTCCGCGCCGGCAACGGTCCGGTCATCGTCGAGGCCCACACGTATCGGATCGATGCGCACACCAACGCCGACGACGCCACCCGCTACCGCGATTCCGCCGAGGTCGAGCATTGGCTCGGGCGCGACCCGCTGGCCCGGCTCGACAAGTACCTGCGGGGCGGCGGATTTCACGACGACGCGTCCGCGGCCGCCCTCACGGCGGAGGCCGAGAGCGCGGCCGCCGAACTGCGGGCGGGCATGAACGTCGACCGCGTCGCCGACCCGGCGGATCTGTTCCGGTACGTCTTCGCCGAGCAGACACCGCAACTTCGAGAGCAGCAAGCACAGGTCGAAGCCGAACTGGCCGCCGAGTCCGAGGAGAACTGA
- a CDS encoding dihydrolipoamide acetyltransferase family protein gives MSDQVFLLPDLGEGLIEADIAEWKVKVGDTVTIDQVVVEVETAKAAVEVPIPFEGTVISLHGDEGSTLEVGTPLITVQSSGSGNVLIGYGTSEDTRQRRRRVRRPEVTPASKSTGGVRVISPIVRKLARDNDIDLTALSATGPGGVVTRADVERTLTATPADRTADTQRIPITGLRKAVAEKLSTSRREIPDATTWVDVDATGLLAARRAINQTLGDDAGVSLMALLARLALAALTQYPELNSTVDTARNEIIRYNHVHLGIAAQTPRGLVVPVVEHADRLTTVELARQLQDTTDRAREGTLPPARLSGGTFTLNNYGVFGVDGSTPIINHPEAAILGVGRIIDKPWVVDGQLAVRKVAQVSLSFDHRVCDGGVAGGFLRLFADYLENPIAVLGRL, from the coding sequence ATGAGCGACCAGGTATTTCTGCTTCCCGACCTCGGCGAGGGCCTGATCGAGGCCGACATCGCGGAGTGGAAAGTGAAGGTCGGCGACACCGTCACCATCGACCAGGTGGTCGTCGAGGTCGAGACCGCGAAGGCCGCCGTCGAGGTGCCGATTCCCTTCGAGGGCACCGTGATCTCCCTGCACGGCGACGAAGGCTCGACGCTCGAGGTGGGCACACCCCTGATCACCGTACAGAGTTCCGGGTCGGGCAACGTGCTCATCGGCTACGGCACCAGCGAGGACACCCGGCAGCGTCGCCGGCGTGTGCGGCGACCCGAGGTCACGCCTGCATCGAAGTCAACGGGCGGCGTGCGCGTGATCTCGCCGATCGTACGAAAACTGGCCCGGGACAATGACATCGACCTGACCGCCCTGTCCGCCACCGGACCCGGCGGTGTCGTCACCCGCGCCGACGTCGAACGGACCCTTACGGCGACCCCCGCCGACCGGACCGCCGACACACAGCGGATTCCGATCACTGGACTGCGCAAGGCGGTCGCCGAGAAGCTGTCGACGAGCCGCCGGGAAATCCCCGACGCGACCACGTGGGTGGACGTCGACGCCACCGGTCTCCTCGCGGCGCGCCGGGCGATCAACCAGACCCTCGGCGACGACGCCGGGGTGAGCCTGATGGCGCTGCTCGCGCGCCTGGCGCTCGCCGCTCTGACGCAATACCCCGAACTGAACTCGACCGTCGACACCGCACGCAACGAGATCATCCGTTACAACCATGTGCACCTGGGCATCGCGGCGCAGACTCCGCGCGGACTGGTCGTCCCGGTGGTCGAACACGCCGATCGGCTCACGACCGTCGAACTGGCCCGACAGCTGCAGGACACCACGGATCGCGCCCGCGAGGGCACCCTCCCGCCGGCGCGACTGTCGGGCGGCACGTTCACCCTCAACAACTACGGCGTGTTCGGGGTGGACGGGTCCACTCCGATCATCAACCACCCCGAGGCCGCGATCCTCGGTGTCGGCCGCATCATCGACAAACCCTGGGTCGTCGACGGACAACTGGCGGTCCGGAAGGTTGCTCAGGTGTCACTGAGTTTCGATCACCGCGTCTGCGACGGCGGCGTCGCCGGCGGATTCCTCCGGTTGTTCGCCGACTACCTCGAGAACCCGATCGCCGTCCTGGGGAGGCTGTAG